A genomic stretch from Trichocoleus sp. includes:
- a CDS encoding Calx-beta domain-containing protein produces the protein MTTLDSTFGSNGEVTTDFGLGDDNIQSILLQPDGKIVVIGDAFNGISYDFAIARYNSDGSLDATFGAGGKVTTNFGLTSAQDTGLDAVLQADGKILVVGDATIGGDNDIALARYNSDGSLDSSFSSDGLATLDFGGGDDKASSIALQSDGKFLVAGNAYINPDLDFVLARYNSNGSLDGNFGSSGYVTTHFGVDNDAAFDLAVQSDGNILVAGFVDGGTSGLDFGLARYTSSGVLDTSFGNGGTVKTDFALSTDIATSIALQPDGKILVAGEAGISGDSDFALVRYNGNGTLDTSFGNGGKITTDFGFGNDRISSIVLQSDGKILVAGRASIGSASNLDFALARYNSNGTLDTSFGNGGTFTVDFGSGEATAYKVLLQQTGQILVGGQALIGSDRDFALARLAPPPTVQFSQAVPYQAGEGAGTTSVVNLVRNGDTTIASQVQVNISGGTATAGTDYSNTGFPLTISFAAGETSKAVAIPIAQDTLVEGTETLTFSIASLSNATIGATNTATLQVLDDDINPGTGTGQTTDRLIGDASANTLVGNANDNVLSGQGGNDILTGGNGRDQFVFDINAPFNKQVIGIDSITDFTRTVDTIILDRTTFSKFKGTQLRPIDFASVKTISQAKKSKALITYVRSIGALCYNENKAKSGFGAGGQFADLTDGLKLSRLDISIVN, from the coding sequence ATGACAACACTTGATTCTACTTTCGGAAGCAATGGCGAAGTTACAACTGACTTTGGATTAGGCGATGACAACATTCAAAGCATTCTTTTGCAACCAGACGGCAAGATTGTAGTGATAGGAGATGCATTCAACGGTATTAGCTACGATTTTGCTATAGCAAGATATAACAGCGATGGTTCTTTAGACGCTACATTTGGAGCAGGTGGTAAAGTCACAACAAATTTTGGATTGACATCTGCGCAAGATACAGGTCTAGATGCTGTTCTACAAGCAGACGGCAAAATCTTGGTGGTGGGTGACGCAACGATTGGTGGTGACAACGATATTGCCTTAGCCCGCTACAACAGCGATGGCAGCTTAGACTCTAGTTTTAGCTCTGATGGTCTGGCTACATTGGACTTTGGAGGTGGTGATGATAAAGCATCTAGCATTGCTCTACAGTCTGATGGCAAGTTTTTAGTGGCAGGGAATGCCTATATCAATCCTGATTTAGACTTTGTTTTAGCCCGTTATAACAGCAACGGAAGTTTAGATGGCAACTTTGGTTCTAGTGGCTATGTAACTACTCACTTTGGGGTAGACAATGATGCTGCATTTGACTTGGCTGTGCAGTCAGACGGCAACATTTTAGTAGCTGGGTTTGTAGATGGCGGAACGTCTGGTTTAGACTTTGGTTTAGCCCGCTATACCAGCAGTGGAGTATTAGATACCAGCTTTGGCAATGGGGGTACAGTTAAAACTGATTTTGCTTTAAGTACTGATATCGCTACAAGCATAGCCTTACAACCTGATGGCAAGATTTTAGTGGCAGGTGAGGCAGGAATAAGTGGTGACAGCGACTTTGCCCTAGTCCGCTATAACGGCAATGGCACACTTGATACAAGCTTTGGCAATGGTGGAAAAATTACAACCGATTTTGGGTTCGGTAATGACAGGATTAGCAGCATAGTCTTGCAATCTGATGGCAAGATTTTGGTAGCAGGCAGAGCTTCGATCGGCAGTGCGTCTAATTTAGATTTTGCCCTCGCTCGCTATAACAGTAATGGAACGCTTGATACGAGCTTTGGCAATGGAGGCACATTTACAGTTGACTTTGGCTCTGGAGAAGCTACCGCCTATAAAGTTCTGCTACAACAAACAGGTCAAATTCTGGTTGGAGGGCAAGCTCTCATCGGCTCTGACCGTGATTTCGCCTTGGCCCGCCTTGCACCACCTCCTACGGTTCAGTTTTCTCAAGCAGTTCCCTATCAAGCAGGGGAAGGGGCAGGAACAACTAGCGTCGTCAATCTTGTCCGTAATGGTGATACCACGATCGCTTCACAAGTCCAAGTAAACATTAGTGGAGGAACAGCAACCGCAGGCACAGATTATAGCAACACAGGATTTCCCTTAACCATCAGTTTTGCTGCCGGAGAAACAAGTAAAGCTGTCGCAATTCCGATCGCTCAAGATACGCTCGTTGAAGGCACAGAAACACTTACTTTCTCGATCGCTAGTCTCAGTAATGCTACGATCGGTGCAACGAATACTGCCACGTTACAAGTTCTAGACGATGATATTAATCCTGGAACTGGAACGGGTCAAACAACCGATCGTTTGATCGGTGATGCATCAGCAAACACCCTAGTAGGAAATGCGAATGATAATGTTTTGTCAGGGCAAGGAGGAAACGATATTCTCACAGGAGGTAATGGAAGAGATCAATTTGTCTTTGATATTAATGCCCCTTTCAATAAGCAAGTAATAGGTATTGACTCAATTACCGATTTCACTCGTACTGTCGATACAATTATTCTCGATCGCACCACCTTCTCGAAATTCAAAGGCACTCAACTTAGACCAATCGACTTTGCATCAGTTAAGACAATCTCACAAGCCAAGAAAAGTAAGGCATTAATTACCTACGTTCGCTCGATAGGTGCATTGTGCTACAACGAAAACAAAGCAAAGTCAGGGTTTGGTGCAGGTGGACAGTTTGCTGATCTAACCGATGGACTGAAACTATCGAGATTAGACATTTCAATCGTGAATTAA